TTGCTACTAACAGTTTTTTGTATTTTTGCTGGTCCTCAATTTGCAGCAGGCCCGCTGCTAATGCCAGCAAGGTTTTTCCTGTACCGGCCTTACCGGTCATGGTTACTAAAGGGATATCATCTCGTAGCAGCAATTCGGTTGCCATCCGTTGCTGCACGTTGCGGGCTCGGATGCCCCAAATCGGATCATCATCTGAGATAAGCATTTCTAACATTTTTCCGTCCGGGTCGACTTTTCCAATCGCTGAAATAGATGGGTTACATTCGTCCTTCAGCACTAAAAATTGATGAGGATAAAAGCGATAGCGCGGAAAACAGGAGGCCAGCTGCAGTTTTCTTGTCGCATAGTAAGTCTTGATGATGTCGGATGCTACCATCATCTTCTGATACCCCGGGTATATACTGGAGAACTCTCCCACAACTCGATCCGAAAGAAAATCTTCTGCGGAAATATTCAATGCATCAGCCTTGACTCTCATGAGAGCATCCTTACTTACCAAAATGACTGGTCTTGGCTGTGGTTTTCCATTTTCCTCCTCTTGTAAGTTTAGTGCAACCGCCAAAATGCGGTTGTCATTACTCATTTCCGTGAATTGTTTTTGAAGGCGGTGGAAAGAGGAATGATTCAGTTCCACCCGAAACAACCCACCCGTTTCAAGGGTAATGCCAGTGTGCAATTGCCCCAGCTCACGAAAACTGTCAAAGAGCCGAGATACGTACCGAGCATTGCGGCCAATTTCATCCATGTACCGCTTTTTGGAATCGATTTCTTCCAATACGACAGCTGGTATGACGATTTCGTTGTCAGCGAAGGAAAACATCGCCCTTGGATCTTGCAGGAGTACGTTGGTGTCCAGTACGTAGATTTTCTTCAAAATCTCGCCTCCTATTACCCTTCTTATATACCCTATGCAATTTTTGGAGGGATGCTCAAGTGCGGCGACGTGATGTACTACAGTCTATGTTCAGGTAGACAGAGATAGACGACCCAGTGGCAGAATGAAAATGGGCAGCCCAGAACAAAATACTTGTAACCCTGCCCTCCTCATGAAAGGAAGGCAATACTGGGAAAGGGAGAATGCCTGTGAAACGGATCATGATCTACTGCCTCGGTTTTAGCTTGTTGCTTACAGCATGTATGTCAGGCAATAAACCCCCGGCGAATCAGGCTGCACAACAGCCGAAGCATGCCAATCATACTCAGCGCGTTCAGCAAACTGCTCCTGAGCCTGCTTATAATCAATCTTCCCAAGCCACCGCTGATCGCCTCGCCCAACTGGCAACACGTGTGAAAAGGGTACACAGTGCCACTGCTGTGGTATTGGGCAAATATGCGGTAGTCGGTATTACAGTGGACCCGAATCTGGATCGCCCAGAAGTTGGCGTCATAAAGTATACGGTTGCGGAAGCTCTGAAAGAAGACCCCCAAGGAGCGAATGCTGTCGTAACTGCAGACCCTGCTATCGTACAGCGGTTACGGGAAATGAGAGATGATATTCGTCGCGGCCATCCTGTTGCCGGAATTACGGAAGAGTTGGCGGACATCGTAGGTCGGATCATTCCCCAGTTGCCGCGCAGTGTGCAGCCTCGCGAAGAAACCCCTTCTCAAGTAAAAGAAAAACGCATGCACAAAGAACCGCAGGGACAAAACAAAATCAACGCAAATCGTACAGGATCACCATAAAAGAAAAGAGGTATCCCCGGATTTAAGCCCGGGAGAATACCTCTTTTTCTTTATGGACTGGTGTTTCAGACGGCAAATGATCCAGTGCTTGCTTCAAATCTGCCACCAAGTCATTGAAATCCTCTAAACCAGCTGACAATCTGATCAAACCATCTGTGATTCCCCTTGCAGCTCTTTCTTCAGCAGGCATCGCTGCATGTGACATCGTAGCTGGATAGGAAAGAATTGTTTCCACTGCCCCGAGACTGACAGCCACAATCGGCAATTTTACGCGATCAAACAACGCTTTTGCTCGCTCGCGGCTCCCTACATCAAAGGAAAGAACAGCCCCATGCCCAGTCGCTTGTTGTGTTTGAATCAGGTGCCCGGGGTGATCCGTCAGTCCCGTATAGTAGACTCGGCTTACTTGTGGATGCGTAGACAACCAGTCAGCCAAGCTCGCGGCTGTCTTCGCGCTCACATCCAGTCGGGCTTTCAATGTTTTCAGCCCACGCATCACGAGCCAGCAGTCCTGCACACCCAAAATCGCTCCCATGCCATTCTGGATAAAGTAGAGCTGCTCCCCTAACGAAGCGTCTCTGGTCACGGCCAGACCTGCCACCACATCGCTATGCCCACCGATAAACTTCGTTGCACTATGAATGACCACATCTGCGCCAAGTTCTAATGGGCGCTGGTAATACGGGGTAAGGAACGTATTATCGACAATGACGAGCACGCCGTGCTCCTTCGCGATTCGAGAAACCGCTGCAATATCTGTCACCTTTAAGGTAGGATTGGAGGGAGTCTCCAGGTAAACCCCTTTTGTTATCGGTGTAATGGCTGCGCGAACGGCTTCAGTATCTGTTGCATCCACGAATGTAACGGAGATGCCCATTCTCGACAATACTTTAGTCAAAAAACGAAACGTGCCACCGTATACATCCTCCGCCACTACAACATGGTCTCCGGCTGAAAACAGCATGAAAACGCTGGAAATGGCAGCCATGCCAGATGAGAACGCGAAACCTCGTGCGCCTCCCTCCAGAGACGCAATGGCTTCCTCCAAAGCCTGCCTGGTCGGATTGCCAGATCTGGCGTAATCAAAAGTACCTGGCTGATCGATATCAGTCTGATGAAATGTGGAAGCTTGATAAATCGGAACCGACGACGCACCTGTGAACGGGTCAATGCAAGTGGAACCGTGGAGGATCTTGGTTGCAAAATTCATCGTACACTCCCCCCTACGACCAAACTAGCATTCAAGGCCTGAAACAAATCGGCTATGACATCATCTGGATGCTCGATGCCAACCGACAGTCGCAATAATCGATCACAAACACCGACATGCTCTCTGACTTCTTGCGGGATATCCGCGTGAGTCTGCGTCGCCGGATACGTACACAATGACTCGACACCACCCAGGCTTTCGGCAAAGGACACGATTTGCAGATTTTGCAGGAACAATCCCACCTGCTCTGCATCGCGTACGCGGAACGATACCATCCCACTATGCCCGGTCGCTTGATTCACCTGGATCTCATGCCCGGGATGCTCTGGTAGACCTGGATAAAATACCTCCGCTACTGCCGGATGCTCACGCAGTTTTTCCGCTACAATCAACGCGTTGGATTGATGACGCTCCATCCGCAATGCCAATGTCTTCATCCCGCGAATGAGAAGCCAGCAATCCTGCGGTCCAAGTACAGCACCGATTGAATTGTGCAAAAACCGGATTTTTTCCGACAACTCTTCTCCTTTTGTTACGATGAGTCCAGCCAGTACATCGTTATGTCCTGCCAAATACTTGGTTGCACTATGTAAAACGATATCTGCACCAAGCTCTAGTGGGCGTTGACAATAGGGGGTTAAAAATGTGTTGTCTACAATCGTCAGGAGCCCGTGCTGTTTCGCCAATTGCGTTACTGCTCGAATGTCGGTAATCTGCATGAGCGGATTGGTTGGTGTCTCGACGAAGATGGCCTTTGTCTCTGGGCGAATCGCATTTTTGAGTGCATCAATGTCACGCAAATCCAC
This genomic stretch from Brevibacillus brevis harbors:
- a CDS encoding PhoH family protein, which produces MKKIYVLDTNVLLQDPRAMFSFADNEIVIPAVVLEEIDSKKRYMDEIGRNARYVSRLFDSFRELGQLHTGITLETGGLFRVELNHSSFHRLQKQFTEMSNDNRILAVALNLQEEENGKPQPRPVILVSKDALMRVKADALNISAEDFLSDRVVGEFSSIYPGYQKMMVASDIIKTYYATRKLQLASCFPRYRFYPHQFLVLKDECNPSISAIGKVDPDGKMLEMLISDDDPIWGIRARNVQQRMATELLLRDDIPLVTMTGKAGTGKTLLALAAGLLQIEDQQKYKKLLVARPIVPLGKDIGYLPGEKEEKLRPWMQPIYDNLEYLFNTKRPGDLDKILAGMGSLQVEALTYIRGRSIPEQFIIIDEAQNLTKHEVKTILTRVGDGSKIVLMGDPEQIDHPYLDESNNGLTYVVEVFKDQKLAGHIQLEKGERSVLAQLAADLL
- a CDS encoding aminotransferase class I/II-fold pyridoxal phosphate-dependent enzyme, which gives rise to MKLETKLIQAGVGRDEKTGAVSFPVYYATAYCHPALGQSTGYDYTRTANPTRTILEETIAEAESGDAGFACASGMAAVHTVMGLFSQGDHLIVSLDLYGGTYRLFEQVLSRYGLTFSYVDLRDIDALKNAIRPETKAIFVETPTNPLMQITDIRAVTQLAKQHGLLTIVDNTFLTPYCQRPLELGADIVLHSATKYLAGHNDVLAGLIVTKGEELSEKIRFLHNSIGAVLGPQDCWLLIRGMKTLALRMERHQSNALIVAEKLREHPAVAEVFYPGLPEHPGHEIQVNQATGHSGMVSFRVRDAEQVGLFLQNLQIVSFAESLGGVESLCTYPATQTHADIPQEVREHVGVCDRLLRLSVGIEHPDDVIADLFQALNASLVVGGSVR
- a CDS encoding trans-sulfuration enzyme family protein, with protein sequence MNFATKILHGSTCIDPFTGASSVPIYQASTFHQTDIDQPGTFDYARSGNPTRQALEEAIASLEGGARGFAFSSGMAAISSVFMLFSAGDHVVVAEDVYGGTFRFLTKVLSRMGISVTFVDATDTEAVRAAITPITKGVYLETPSNPTLKVTDIAAVSRIAKEHGVLVIVDNTFLTPYYQRPLELGADVVIHSATKFIGGHSDVVAGLAVTRDASLGEQLYFIQNGMGAILGVQDCWLVMRGLKTLKARLDVSAKTAASLADWLSTHPQVSRVYYTGLTDHPGHLIQTQQATGHGAVLSFDVGSRERAKALFDRVKLPIVAVSLGAVETILSYPATMSHAAMPAEERAARGITDGLIRLSAGLEDFNDLVADLKQALDHLPSETPVHKEKEVFSRA
- a CDS encoding YhcN/YlaJ family sporulation lipoprotein → MPVKRIMIYCLGFSLLLTACMSGNKPPANQAAQQPKHANHTQRVQQTAPEPAYNQSSQATADRLAQLATRVKRVHSATAVVLGKYAVVGITVDPNLDRPEVGVIKYTVAEALKEDPQGANAVVTADPAIVQRLREMRDDIRRGHPVAGITEELADIVGRIIPQLPRSVQPREETPSQVKEKRMHKEPQGQNKINANRTGSP